In the Pelmatolapia mariae isolate MD_Pm_ZW linkage group LG10_11, Pm_UMD_F_2, whole genome shotgun sequence genome, TGACGACACAAACATGAGTGTTTAAAGGTTTCCATCTCTGGGTCCTACCTGCCCTCCTGTTTCTTCTGTTTGAACTGGACGGAGGCGTAGCTGACGTCCTCCACCGCTCGGCCGGGTTCCTGCTGCTGAGCTGCCTCAGTTTGtacagacttcatgatgttGCTGTAGATGCTATCAGGATGCTGAGACAcagcagagaaacaaagagatCAGACGACTGAAGATCCAGAATCAAAGCAGCACACTTTCAATCAAtgcacacattttgaactcAAGATtgctaaaataataaactatacAGAATGTCACATCACATCCTATAAGATTCATTTCATGGTAAAGTCCTCCCATCACCAACTCACCTTCTGCTCCGGATCACCTCCCACAGCCCTCTGATCCTCTGCAGCTGCCAGCTTCCTGCAACAGTATCAGTATTTATGAGTATGATCACAACAGGACTGTagaaaacagacacaaagacagaaaatattATGTTTCCATGTGATTATAAATCACACACATTAGTAGGTTAGGAGTTAGGAAACATGCTGTGATGTCAGACTTGATCAGCTGATATTGTATTGATTGTATTGTCTCTTATTAATATGAAAAACTACTCAGATTATTAAGTATTTAACAGAACTTTTGCCAACTGTCTCTTAATCAACTCTTTCATTCTTGGGCTGCAGTTTGTACCTTTCTGCATGAGCCTGTGGTGGAAATGTCTTTATTCGTGTAAAGGAAAATATTAACATGAGGAAGCATAATAATTTCTAAATGTTATCACACTTCtgcatttttctcatttattacAAGTACAATttaaagagatttgtttggatGATATTTTCCAGATTGACATAAATATATagcaaacacattttattttattattaattatttaaaaaaaataaacctttgatttatatatttaagGTGAATGTCTGCTTCGTGTTTACTGAGGCTGAAGTGTGAAATTCACACCAACTTCACATAatttggttctttgctaaaGTAAAACCAGTAAAACATGAAATACTTCAAACACTCGAGACCGTCTGTTTCTGCACCttttgatgatgaagatgaagagtaGGAGCAGGATCACAGGCAGCAGGAGACCAAACACCACACCAAGTACCAGACGAAGGACACCATCAGCtgctaaaacacaaacaacagataGAAACATGCAGTTGTCGCGGGGTCCTCTCCTAAACTTCTCCCGAACAAATGCAGGCGTAGTCAGGAAGCGTTCAGTGTGGATAGTTTATTCTAGTGATGGGTCCAGCAACACTGACGCACCGGCGCATGTATCAAGCTCACAGAGTGAAGCCTGTATCGGTGCGTGCGttgctttaagaaaaagtcaCGTGATCGATACAGCTGCTGTATCGCTCATTACCAACGcgccaaactgtgtttaaaaggtacCGCATCCGCATCTGTCAACGGAACGAGTCGCCAccaaaaaccccacaaaatGACTCTcgcaaagacaaataaaaatacacatctctccataacaaaatggaaatgtttctgctgtgtgggatcattttgatcttttaactgcaaatagtttgtctgtctttgtttcagtgtaatctatcagaataggaaaaacagcaatgtgACCTGCAGTGtaaatgatttatttcattttatgcaggttAAAATCATCGTCTGTTCTGCAtttcttacacaaacaaaagcacctcCTCAGTGTTTAGGCATTACAGAGCCAAATatgaaaatgaggagacaaacacaccGAGAATGAACACAGGTACACTGAACAGCtttatcatcttttttttattattaatatgtgttttattattttgaaatcaagcATCTATGAAGACTGTTCTGGGCCAGGCAgtcctgaattttattataaaggaTTGACAACCCCTTAGTATTGTGGAGAGTGTTGGAGAGAAACATTCCAAGATCAGAGGATCCTTTAATGTACTGGGGGAATAGGAAGACATTTATCTGAACCTTTTCCACCTggctttacagtttttgtgtaccccagcttcatctgtgcctgtgagttttccaaagctggggaaatggtgtcaaaaaaaaaaaacaacgcaaTAGACTGAATGCTAAAACATTGAATAAACCTATTTTTCTGAatagaaatttataataaactctgagtcaaatgggtaatattacattcacaatactttcattttaattttcacataatgtcattcacaatatattttaaagatgtctgcaatatttgcaatgtaaaagatataaaatgttTCAATGGAAAGTACAATACCTTACAGTGGATACAAGTATGACTAGGTCATTGAATCAGTGTCTGTTGTGAGTCTCAAGTAATTTGCctgcaatgatatttaaggtccagcaggagtcagtatggagcaaaacagcaacactgtgtcgacacagtatcgatacagtttggggaatgtgctgaaacgcttcacgaggcctcatctacccatcactaGTTTATTCCGCCGGCCTCCCAGGTGCACAAAAAGGAttatttacaaagaaaatagaaaacgaACTCAattcaacacaaaacaaacatctatATACAAAATACAAGCGGCTGAGCCAGTCTGCATGTTACCCTCTCTGTAACATCTCACATAAAGCCCAGGTAGGCCCTGACTGCCTTCTTTTATACCCCATTGCCCCTCCCACTAGGCATAATAGTCATccctttattatttcttttcccAAAAcactcttttttccctcagctTATTTCcagctagggatgggtattgataagattttcacgattccattttcgattctgtataacgattcgattctttatcgattctcttatcgattctttttaaaaaaggagaacactaaggtcgattagcttagaactttgttttatatcttctctttgaacaagatagaaatttaggagtaacatggccttacaaacccaacagtgagatcttaagagatccacagcctacggctcttcaatggggtgtcacagggtccccgggaaaaaaaattgtaaatgtaaaataataaaataaatattcttctgtagcaataacaaagtataacataaattattctgtagcaattacacaagaatatccagtaatgtccctgcctacaattaaacacattcacttaccgaaaatcgggggcatctgctgcagcaaatgggtgcaaggctttgaccacaaacttagtcactgctcggtgacatactggcctgaaaggagacgctaccggtagactgcagcgagaactgccagcatctgagccagccagactctgtctgtctctctcatcatggtcacctaaatgcacagtaatggcaggttttgtaataaggcagatcgcgctaacataatatgcactgttagttgattatttacctgccgtattaacgggagaggacgtgcaaacgttaccgctgctgctggttgagattcacgagtctggagcggaattaaaaacacgacattcatttaaggtcatcgcgtcttttgtgagcaaatgcttttgcatattcgtagtgtttcctcccttaaatgaaatatctgcTTTGCAAGTactgcaagttgccctgttgtcatacgttctcgtaaagtataaacaaacttttgagcgtttgagccgccatgtttcctgccaggtaaatgacgctccgcaacacggtgacgtcattcggggcgactggaatcgataagggaatcatttgcaaaaatggcaaacaattccaaggaattgaaacagtgggaaccggttctcaacaagaaccggttttcgatacccatccctatttcCAGCTATATTCCTacaatacatatatatgtatatacagacATTTATGGCCACTTCCAGGCAGCCTACAGTGTttcacaataacaaaaaaaaccaaacaacaatAATGCAGTTCACGTGACCTTTCAAGCGTGCGCGCGAACCCACTATTTGAACCCCGGAACACCATACCATCGGCTTGCATAACCACTCGTCTTATTGGCGATCACAGAGAGTCTACGCGACTGGCTTTATTAAAGGTaagcaaaaatatatatatgttggCCACCCTCTGCGCCACTCAAAATATACCTCTCACCCCTTTTTGTTTATCTGCCTGGTCGACTAAAAGACGAGCAGCCACGGTAATTGTATGGTGGTGGTGCGTGTATGCGCCCATATCAGCTATTTGCGGCCCGGGACGGTGTAACTCCGTCACAGcagtaaaagataaaataaataaacttctaaagtttatttatatttaagtcATTTTCTCCCCATATGACTTTTCATGAGTGACATCACTGAGTGCTGTGATTTTGGGATTTACAGATTTATGAAAGTGAACAAAGCTCTTCACATGTTTTACATGTGGTTCTTTATTGGCTGAGTataaaaacagtgtttgcaCGAAGGACTTTTTCCAGATACAAATGTCCCAATTTTATTCTGCTGCTGATCTGGAGATGATTTGGTGTCAGGCTGACCATCATTGtcatgtgtttgcagtctgatgacgtcttaaaattttaaaaaaggttttggAAAACTGAACAAACCTCCAGCCTCCACCTGCAGGCTGTACGGCTCAGAGAGAGTCTTCATGTTCTTCAGAGCACAGGTGTAGCTCCCAGAATCCTCTGCAGTCTGAGGGctgagagggagggaggggctGGTCTCTGAGAGGGTGTGGCCATCTTTGAACCACTTGACCTCAAGTTGGTGGAAAGTGCAGACTGAAGCACAGAGCAGTGTGACGGTTTCACCTCTGCTGGTGTTTTTATCATCACTGGAGCGGATTATTCTCATTTTAGTCAAATCTAAAATCAAAGTGTTTATATTACTTCACACTTATTAATTCTTAATGATGAATGATTATTTGCAGAATTAAGATTTATGTTCTCACCATCAACTCTGACAGTCACTCCTGTCTTGTTAGTAAAATGTCCTTCATGATGATCAGCTTCCATCCTGAAGCGAAAGGTTGCGTTGTCTCCCTGCTGAACATCTCTGATCTGTAAAGTGCAGTTTGTCTTCATGTCTCCCAGATATTGATAACGAGGATCGTTGTTTGCTGAGTCACTGTCATACACAGACGGAGTGCCGCCATGACAGATCTCATGGTTCTTACACCAGCGGACTCTGACGATCTTTAgaggaatattttttttaccctCTTTGAAAGACCTCCGAGGTGTGAAGGTGACAGTGGATCCTCTGACAGCACAGGTAGACGTGAAAGGATACATCACAGTTTGACCCACAGCACCTGGAAACAGATGGTTCAcagataaaaactgaaaaagaattATGATTTATATTAAATTTAATGAGCTGTCAGGTCACtctgatgatgatgagttatgTAGTCTTCTAAATATGGCAAGTCCTTTCATTTTCCCAGGCTAAAGGCCATGAATTGGACTGTATAGCTCACATATGGTGAAGCACAGATCACCTCGTTGGCTGCTGATGTTTCTGGTTAAAAAACACTGAGAACAAACAGGTCCAGAGCAAAGCTGCTGCAGGTTTACAAAGCTGTCATCATCAACAACTTTGTCAAGAAGGACAACTGGATGAACGCCTAAACACACGTGTGCACACAACTGAACACACCAGCTGTCCTGGCTGATATCAACCCCCTCATAATAATGTCGGGTCATTTGTTGTTGCATCAGTTTATCAgttgttggatttttttgtgCGTTTCATGTTAACAGTTTCATGTGTGAAAGTGATGTTCACTGTAAATATTGCAGGCCTGTAGTATCAGGTCACAATCCTGATCTGGATAGGGCAACCTCTGCAGAGCAGCTGGTACCTGAATAACTGGGACAGCAGTTATTATACGGGAGAGAGATGTTACACAGTTGAAATACatacgcgctctctctctcagttcGTTGCATTTGTCACTCACACAGATCACTGTGGTGTTATGAGATGATTGTTGCACGTCTGACTGGTCTCACTGGTGAGTGTGTCCAGTACTGACTGCCTACCCGACCGCAGATCTCCCAGCACGTTACTGTTCAGCAGCAGATTGAACCACATTCAACAAGACGCTTAGTCCGAGTCCACAACTCAGCTGTTTAACTCCTGAACCACCTTTAGGAACGTCCAGAGCATCAACAGTTACCTGACAGTGAAGCAACCAATCACACGAGAGCAGAGCGACCTTTCAACTGATCCAATCTAGAACAAACATTTCTTTAACCTTAATTATAAGACAAGCAGTAGAAAAACCTCAGAACAGAAGTTTGTTATCAGAAATAATGTTacaaaatgtttgtgtgaaaacTAAAAGTAACGTAAAATAACTTCTCCTTTTTATTTCCCCTCAGCAGCTTTAAGGTGGTTACAATGATCACATCCACCTCTAAAGCTCCTCCATCACTTATTGATCTTCTACATTCAGACTCACATCTCTGATATGTGGTTTCTGCTTTTGTGGCTTTAAACAGGATTTGGatgcagagcagcagcagcgagCGAGTCAAAGTAAAACTCTGAACCCTGTTTTCACTGATCGTCACTAAAACAGGATCAAAATAAGACTTCAGTCTTACCTGCCAGCAGGAACATGAAGCTCCACAGAAGGTTTTTGTCCCAAACTGCCATCCTTACTTTCTGCTGAGGCTCTGCTGCAGTCAGAGGAGCGAGCAGAGAGTAAAGAGCTGGATGATGAAATGAGGCTTTTGAGGAAGTCTTCTCACTGAGTCCTGCAAACTCTGTCAAGCCCCAGTTTATAAAAGTTACTTTACGTTTATAAACAGTTTGTAGACACATTATAATGAGCTGCAGGAAGCTTTCATAGTTACTGTTATTTACAAGAtgcacaaaaagaagaagataaaaTTTAGCTCACTAAATGACTGAACTCAGTTTTGCTTCATGATCAGACAAACCTTCTTATAGTTACTGTAATTTCTTACTTGTACTTTTTGCATTTCTTGTTTTATTCAaagctctctgtgtttcattaCATGTCTGAAATAAAGATGTGTTTGATGTAGAAGACGGCACTCAGAGAGTCCTCGACTCGGCTCTAAAGGAGAATTCTTAGAAAGTGACGATTGAGGAAGGAGCCAAACCAGGAGAAAAAGTTTTATATATATGGAAAACGTTGGAATTCTGGCTTTTCCCATTTCTAAGTAATGATCAGGTTGGACAGGTGTATCTTTATGTACCCTTAATGTAcagaactgtgcaaaagtcttgagccaccctgcatttctttatattttgctggaaaaatgggaaataggtttACTAAATATGTACAAACAAAGCTGGAAATACAGCGTACAAGGTAAAAACTGTCAATATAAGCTATGAGCACCTTCATTTTTCCACACAGTCCGAGGCAGAGTTTCTGTCCTTTCTGTAAGCAGCcatcaggaatagttctccaggcttcttgaagaacattcagagctcttctttggatatcTCTGTTCTCTCTCATAAccatcccacactgcttcattaAAGTTGAGCTCCGGGCTGAAGATTTTTACACATTAAGAATTGTATTTTAAGACTGTCCTCAGGTTTTGCTGTCAGGCTGAGTTCAGCTGATGTGTTTCACTCTCTGTGTGCATGTCTCAAACCATGCTGACCCTGTGGGTTCATCCTCCTCACAAAGCGAGCGATGTAAACATTTCTGGTGAGTCTCCACTGAAGAGTGTCTGCACTCAGCCTTAGAGACAGGGAGAGGAGTCATTCAGGAGGAGTTCAGAGTAGAGCTCCACACTGAAAGGAGGCAGCAGAGGTGATTTTAGCTGCTGCAGTGAGCTGAAACCCAGTATGGACATTTCAAAGTGTACTGATCTCCTGCTTTTGTCGCACcattcattaaaaaagaaaaataccatCAGTACTCACAAAGTGTGTTTTGGTCAGAGACCCAAAGCACCTGAGCTGACTCCTTTCACTGCAGAGGAGGAGTAGATCTACTCTGAGCTCCTCCCGAATGACTCAATCTATACAGGTGAGGGTAACAACATGAATCAACCTGCAAGACAACAGCTTTATTTTCactctttatttatataacttAGTTTTCAAATAACCAATTAAATATGTTTCCTTCGAAATGTATCTGAGTACTTGTTTATAAAAGGTTGGAGTTTCTTTCTAACGATGTAaggtctttacaatataaaccACCTTCAGatggctgttgttgtgaatcgactaattttaaataaagttcaatttaaaaaagttatattccttattattaaaaaatgaatgattttaaaaacGCTCTCTTTGGCTGAACATCAAGTAAAACTGGTTTATAAATAACTGAAGTTCCTTCAAGATTGAAGTTACTTTAGACTCTGATGCCGACTGGTGGTCATCTGAGGAATTACATACTGTCAGAGGTCAAATCCATGAGCGACTGAACCAGCTTTCACTCACTGAAATGTGCATTTTATGGTTTCTGCTCGGGCTCTTCATTCTTATGTAGTTTGAACGtacttattttttcacaggactgttcTTATTCATAAGACTTTGTCTCTGTATTAATGAATGATCAGAATAACAATTTTGGAAGTATTGTACAACTAATGATTTTTATATTCGCCCCCATCATCATAGCATTCTTCTAGCTCTGTAAGAACATAGTAACTGATGAGTCATTTCCAAATATTTTGGCCAAAACTGCGATGCAGAACCCTGTGTATATGTGCATATTAGGAAAGGACAGTGTGAGAAAGTGTAAGGTAAAAGGTAAACACAGCCACTCGTCAGGATGTGTTTCAGAAAATATTCATTGTGCATTTGATGTTTCTAAGTGGAGCTCAGAGTACGTCGAGCCCACAGGCCTGAATCTGTGCAAGTTTTTTCCACACACAGGGCAGTGGTGTTCAGTTTATTCATCATCATAACACCACCAATGAATGCAAAGGAATCCTTGAATAATATTCAGAAAGTTATCCTGTTTAGTAAAATGTTTAGTAGTAAAGAAAAGgcatttagatgttttttaatccaaacacagcaaacttTGTTTCTTCATCTACAAACAGAGAAATACATTAGAGTTGCTCAAAGCAGTGATGAGAAGAAATTCACATGTAAGCAAATGTTCACAGTGAGCTTTAAAGCTTTATAACAGCATATTAACACAGTTCAGCCTTCATAGCTTTTCAGGTTAGCGCTGACGAGACGGTGGAAGGATCAGCTTcaaagcttgtgtgtgtgcatcctcAACTacatctatatatctatatgtgtgtgtgtgtgtgtgtgtgtgtgtgtgtgtgtgtgtgtgtgtgtgtatcatcaTTTGGCTATTGAAGAGTAGACGACGGCATCATCGACCTTCTGCATCTGCCTGAAAAACAGATAACAACAAAAGAAGGATTTTTGAGTTACTGGAGCTTTCATAggtgtttcattttaattaaataataatcattttaataatgctaataataataataacaacacatAAATAGGTGAAGAAAAGCTAAACATTAAGCCTGAGAAAagtcataaataataaataaacttagTCTGTCAGAGAGATCAACTTTAATCATCGCACAGCTTTCTGAAATATGAGACGACTACAGATGGAATtgataaatgataaatggactggttcttatatagctcTTTCTTATTCTGAGTACacgcgctttacacaacttgcacattcacccattcacacaagcacttgtcTCTACGCTGTCTCCTATCTAACATTTACACACGTGTTCATACTCCGATCGTGCCGTATTCAAGGTTTTGGACTGCGCCGCTTTTCCCTCCTATGGCAcataaactgaaatcagctgatggTAGCACAAGTGCAGGTGGAACCGACAGACAGGCAGACTAACAATTACAAGAAACTCTCGATTCCCAAGTTTAGAGACAACTTGTTCTTGTTTTAACtgctggacagagatctccgatgttgttcccagTGTTGTGCCACAGTAGGTATCCCTgacagaatttgtttcccctgcaTCGGGACCACATGCTGGGCTGTCCAAAACACGGACAAAGAGTATCCTACATTGTTGATTtatagttcacaaacacttcttattATAACGTATTACTCCTGAAACTTTGGAGCATTTAGCTCTTTATATAGTAAAGTTACAGGAggataaaaataattatcagGCAAAGTGTTCTTCGTTTGTTAAAATAATCCCATCCGATACCACGtgagaacaataaatatataattttccGTTGTATTCCTCAAACTGAATGGTAATGTGACAATActaatttttcactttttcacaaaCTAAAACATCAGTGCTTCCTGCGTGCTCCCGAGgcaggggaaacaaattctgtcGGGGATACCTACTTTGGCACGAcaccgggatctgctggagccactcctCTAGCTTGGgaatcactgcacctagtgctccaattaccacggggaccaccgttaccttcaccctccacatcttctccagctcttctctgagcccttggtatttctccagcttctcgtgttccttcaccctgatgttgctgtcattcggaaccgctacatctatcgctacggccgtcttcttctgtttgtctcccaccactatgtccggttggttagacatcaccagtttgtccgtctgtatctggaagtcccacgggatcttagctcggtcattctccacctccCTTggcattttgacctcgggacttccaggcgaTACTCCGCACAGATGTTTCTgcgccggccacttggttatggcgtttcatgtatgccctgcctgcgtcttgcaccctgctgttatgtgctggattgttcaCAGTGCAGAAGCCTGACAGCTAACATGTCGTTAATTTGACAATTATACacaaaggtttttttcttttcttttttttcagcttttcagctccaCCTTCTCACCCATTGGGACAAAAGTGTGTTTGCCCACCAGGAAAATGGTTAGTATGCTGTCCAGAGACCTGTCCAGTCTTGCTGTGTTTTATTAACTGCATGAACAATaaaatttatattatttttatttatcagttTCTGTCACATCTGAAAATCTAAAAT is a window encoding:
- the LOC134635581 gene encoding uncharacterized protein LOC134635581 translates to MAVWDKNLLWSFMFLLAGAVGQTVMYPFTSTCAVRGSTVTFTPRRSFKEGKKNIPLKIVRVRWCKNHEICHGGTPSVYDSDSANNDPRYQYLGDMKTNCTLQIRDVQQGDNATFRFRMEADHHEGHFTNKTGVTVRVDGENINLNSANNHSSRGETVTLLCASVCTFHQLEVKWFKDGHTLSETSPSLPLSPQTAEDSGSYTCALKNMKTLSEPYSLQVEAGADGVLRLVLGVVFGLLLPVILLLLFIFIIKRKLAAAEDQRAVGGDPEQKHPDSIYSNIMKSVQTEAAQQQEPGRAVEDVSYASVQFKQKKQEGRRLQAANDDVVYSSVSSRG